In Alosa sapidissima isolate fAloSap1 chromosome 11, fAloSap1.pri, whole genome shotgun sequence, a single window of DNA contains:
- the drd4a gene encoding dopamine receptor D4a produces MPSNLTGSNSTALSPDAHYNFPALIFGIFLIIFIICGNLLVCISVYKEKALKTTTNYFIVSLAVADLLLAVLVLPLFVYAEFQDGVWSLNMTVCDALMTMDVMLCTASIFNLCAISVDRFIAVSIPFNYNRKHVDQRQIGLLVGTWVLALAVASPVIFGINNVPDRSQRECKLENESYVLYSSVCSFFIPCPLMLLLYYGIFRGLRRWEEARKAKLRGSMQASQGLLKAADALTPPLGPPGSHNEHKLMELSLDELVQDPEPQPVRDSVASRSEPVAAVTYPNVSQNQRYGRTRAKINRRERKAMRVLPVVVGAFMMCWTPFFVVHTLRAMCNTCEIPSALMSTVTWLGYVNSAVNPVIYTVFNTEFRKFFKKFLPRCYCRGN; encoded by the exons ATGCCATCAAACCTCACCGGCTCAAACAGCACAGCACTGTCCCCGGACGCTCACTACAACTTCCCCGCTCTCATCTTTGGGATCTTCCTCATCATTTTCATCATATGCGGAAATCTGCTCGTGTGCATTAGCGTTTACAAGGAAAAAGCATTAAAAACAACAACGAACTACTTCATCGTTAGTTTAGCTGTAGCAGACTTGTTACTGGCGGTGCTTGTATTACCGCTCTTCGTATACGCTGAG ttccaGGATGGAGTCTGGTCCTTGAACATGACCGTCTGTGATGCCTTGATGACCATGGATGTGATGCTGTGCACAGCCTCCATATTCAACCTCTGTGCTATCAGTGTGGACAG GTTCATTGCGGTGTCCATCCCTTTCAACTACAACAGGAAGCACGTGGACCAGAGGCAGATTGGCCTCCTGGTGGGCACCTGGGTCCTGGCGCTGGCTGTGGCCTCGCCAGTCATCTTTGGCATCAACAACGTGCCGGACCGAAGCCAGCGCGAGTGCAAGCTGGAGAACGAGAGCTACGTCCTGTACTCGTCCGTCTGCTCCTTCTTCATCCCCTGCCCGCTCATGCTGCTGCTGTACTACGGAATTTTCCGGGGCCTGCGCCGGTGGGAGGAGGCGCGCAAGGCCAAACTCAGGGGCAGCATGCAGGCCTCACAGGGGCTGCTGAAGGCCGCTGATGCCCTGACACCCCCCCTGGGCCCTCCTGGCTCCCACAAC GAGCACAAGCTCATGGAGCTGAGTCTGGACGAGCTGGTCCAGGACCCTGAACCACAACCGGTCCGGGACAGCGTGGCTTCCCGGTCTGAGCCGGTAGCGGCCGTGACCTATCCAAACGTGAGCCAGAACCAGCGCTACGGCAGAACAAGAGCCAAGATCAACCGCAGAGAGAGGAAGGCCATGAGGGTACTGCCTGTGGTCGTAG GCGCCTTCATGATGTGCTGGACACCGTTCTTCGTGGTGCACACTCTGCGGGCGATGTGTAACACGTGTGAGATTCCGTCGGCGCTCATGAGCACCGTCACGTGGCTCGGCTACGTCAACAGCGCTGTCAACCCCGTCATCTACACTGTCTTCAACACAGAGTTCCGCAAGTTCTTCAAGAAGTTCCTACCTCGCTGCTACTGCCGGGGGAACTAA